A window from Drosophila willistoni isolate 14030-0811.24 chromosome XR unlocalized genomic scaffold, UCI_dwil_1.1 Seg143, whole genome shotgun sequence encodes these proteins:
- the LOC111518977 gene encoding uncharacterized protein LOC111518977 translates to MPRPKSNVYRKYFTFDSQTNTSTCMVEKDNRQCGHHIMGNHGSNLTSHIRRWHNDLVIEEPERNGKKPKPRAAMDLHDEVDVVNMAQVELEEDTQTYYNDSQWPSHTPDTSTRSEFEQKPKINDKHEAELTPNSYLYRQDYLQLKREELNWTKELEHQKLQMEAKRLELDEKKFELDRERSRQEYELKKLDLEQKERLVKYELELKYGKTVP, encoded by the exons ATGCCACGACCAAAGTCAAACGTATACCGGAAATACTTTACATTCGACTCACAAACAAATACAAGCACCTGTATGGTCGAAAAGGATAACAGACAATGCGGTCATCATATTATG GGTAATCATGGCTCAAATCTAACCAGTCACATCAGGCGATGGCACAATGATTTGGTTATTGAGGAGCCTGAAAGAAATGGCAAGAAACCCAAGCCTAGAGCAGCAATGGATCTGCACGATGAGGTAGATGTTGTCAATATGGCTCAGGTTGAATTGGAAGAGGATACACAAACGTACTACAATGATTCCCAATGGCCCTCGCATACGCCCGATACCTCAACACGTTCGGAATTTGAACAGAAACCGAAAATTAATGACAAGCATGAAGCAGAACTAACGCCCAATTCGTATCTGTATCGTCAGGATTATTTGCAACTGAAACGGGAGGAGCTCAATTGGACTAAAGAGCTCGAGCATCAAAAACTGCAAATGGAAGCCAAAAGACTGGAGCTCGATGAAAAGAAATTTGAGCTCGATCGTGAGCGAAGTCGACAGGAATATGAGCTAAAGAAACTAGATTTAGAGCAAAAAGAACGTTTAGTCAAATATGAACTGGAATTAAAATACGGTAAAACTGTTCCGTAA
- the LOC6645647 gene encoding all trans-polyprenyl-diphosphate synthase PDSS2 translates to MFRIMQQLSQRMSHGESLSLMQKRYLALAAPALKTFTLQQQKQQQQPHRWTATSTISSRQQQQVTTPPPRHDWNRAVSEAERIVGYPTSFLSLRWLLSDEIANVALHLRKLVGSAHPLMKTAKHLLYNGKNTMQAWGLIVLLVSKAAGHAASIPDVEQDKSAGVLHSQRALAEVTEMIRISHLVHNSVVNLQASTEAGQDVATYDDMSFGNKIGLLTGDYLLGHSSAELANLRNQEVVELISSAVRDFSESEFIGERDEQNNPLPYKPGTFQRPSLNVGVDFNEHDVMTPMPIAQVLGNPEQEWECRNILNAGSLLGKSCQASLKLAGQSEELQRHAYRFGKHLAMAWQACLDAEPFQCSTLPLDATFSLVSAPVLFHLEHDPSLYAQLEKGKQSVENIDYDQIHKAILAGPALAKTKELQRKHTAAALAVLQHFPATDARQALENIILAMQDL, encoded by the exons ATGTTTAGGATTATGCAACAACTGAGCCAAAGGATGTCCCATGGAGAGAGCCTAAGCCTGATGCAAAAACGTTATCTGGCGCTGGCGGCGCCTGCGCTGAAAACTTTCACTTTgcagcagcagaaacaacaacaacaaccacatcgCTGGACAGCAACGTCAACCATAAGTAGcagacaacagcaacaggtgACTACGCCACCGCCTCGACACGATTGGAATAGGGCTGTCAGTGAGGCAGAACGCATAGTTGGATATCCTACATCGTTTCTAAGTCTTCGCTGGCTCCTTAGCGATGAGATAGCCAATGTTGCATTGCATTTGCGCAAACTGGTGGGTAGTGCCCATCCACTGATGAAGACCGCCAA gCATCTCCTGTATAATGGCAAAAATACGATGCAGGCATGGGGTTTAATTGTTCTACTCGTGTCAAAGGCAGCAGGACATGCGGCCAGCATACCGGATGTGGAGCAGGATAAGAGCGCTGGGGTTCTACATTCCCAACGTGCTTTGGCCGAAGTCACTGAAATGATTCGAATATCTCATCTGGTGCATAAT AGCGTGGTTAATCTACAGGCCAGCACGGAAGCTGGCCAGGATGTGGCCACCTATGATGACATGTCGTTTGGCAATAAAATTGGCCTGCTCACTGGTGACTACCTATTGGGTCATTCTAGTGCCGAGTTGGCCAATTTGCGTAACCAAGAGGTCGTGGAATTAATCTCGTCGGCTGTACGTGACTTTTCCGAATCCGAATTCATTGGCGAACGCGATGAGCAAAACAATCCATTGCCCTATAAACCGGGCACCTTCCAGCGCCCATCGTTGAATGTCGGCGTCGATTTTAATGAGCATGATGTCATGACACCCATGCCAATTGCCCAGGTTTTGGGCAATCCCGAACAGGAATGGGAAtgtagaaatattttaaatgccGGCAGCCTTCTAGGCAAATCCTGTCAAGCATCACTTAAACTGGCTGGCCAGAGTGAAGAACTACAGCGACATGCATATCGCTTTGGCAAGCATTTGGCCATGGCTTGGCAGGCTTGCTTAGATGCCGAGCCCTTCCAGTGTTCCACATTGCCTTTGGATGCCACATTCAGTTTGGTGAGTGCTCCGGTATTGTTCCATTTGGAACATGATCCCAGCTTGTATGCCCAACTAGAGAAGGGCAAACAGTCAGTGGAGAATATTGACTATGATCAGATTCATAAGGCTATACTGGCTGGTCCTGCCCTGGCCAAGACCAAGGAGCTGCAACGTAAGCATACGGCAGCTGCTCTTGCGGTGCTGCAGCATTTTCCAGCCACAGATGCTCGACAGGCATTGGAGAATATCATACTAGCCATGCAGGATCTGTGA
- the LOC6645646 gene encoding methyltransferase-like protein 22 — translation MYTVSSEIYSETNYQPTRTEDGQKVVSKFRFRYPETGEKQDKSLSNIIDKDGDLDVARPRRGVIELEHSVATELKLVGLQVWRGALLLADYLFHRRESMAGRTIMELGAGVGLTSIAAAIHNAGQVYCTDVDLGCILQLISGNVQRNLKLLHGQGQGQVKVMEFNFLTPKEEQTEQLLRAIDASDIILAADVIYDDTLTDAFIRVIDEMLKKDNKKTFYVALEKRYVFTFADCDSVAPMYEYFVAQTRSKPWLIEHLPLDFPQYFEYERCPQLVLMRITSR, via the coding sequence ATGTACACAGTCAGCTCGGAGATCTACAGTGAGACCAATTATCAACCAACTCGCACAGAGGATGGCCAGAAAGTGGTGTCCAAGTTTCGTTTCCGTTATCCGGAAACTGGGGAAAAACAGGATAAATCATTGAGCAACATTATTGACAAGGATGGAGATCTGGATGTTGCCCGTCCCCGGCGAGGCGTCATTGAACTTGAACATTCCGTGGCAACCGAATTAAAATTGGTGGGCCTGCAAGTATGGCGGGGTGCTCTGCTCCTGGCGGATTATTTATTCCATCGGCGCGAGTCAATGGCTGGCCGGACCATAATGGAGCTGGGAGCTGGCGTTGGCCTAACTAGTATAGCAGCCGCCATCCACAATGCGGGCCAGGTCTATTGCACCGATGTCGATTTGGGTTGCATTCTCCAACTTATAAGCGGCAATGTTCAAAGGAATCTCAAATTGCTCCATGGTCAAGGTCAAGGTCAAGTGAAAGTAATGGAGTTCAACTTTCTCACACCCAAGGAGGAGCAAACTGAACAATTACTCAGAGCCATAGATGCCAGCGATATCATATTGGCAGCCGATGTCATATACGATGACACCTTGACGGATGCCTTCATACGTGTCATCGATGAGATGCTAAAAAAAGACAATAAAAAGACATTCTATGTGGCCTTGGAGAAGCGTTATGTATTCACATTTGCCGATTGTGATTCTGTGGCACCCATGTATGAATATTTTGTGGCACAGACAAGGTCAAAGCCATGGCTTATAGAGCACCTTCCATTGGATTTTCCCCAATACTTTGAATACGAACGCTGCCCCCAACTGGTGCTGATGAGGATTACCTCACGATAG
- the LOC6645644 gene encoding nucleoside-triphosphatase THEP1, whose translation MANSTGIVLITGPPGVGKTTLVRKICANLSGVRKLQGFYTEEVRDESHQRIGFDVVTLAGQRGILARVQDPSENYLPCPKVGKYSVYCLDFDKVILPILNDNKEPSSSLWVIDEVGKMELCSFPFEDALEELIYCQVPLLATIPQQGQSLPMVKLLKQQPGAVIYHVTESNRDALCATITEYLTK comes from the exons ATGGCAAATTCGACTGGGATTGTTCTAATTACTGGACCACCAG GTGTGGGCAAGACCACTTTAGTGCGCAAAATCTGTGCAAATCTTTCGGGAGTAAGAAAACTACAGGGATTCTATACCGAAGAAGTCCGGGATGAAAGCCATCAGCGCATTGGTTTTGATGTAGTCACACTGGCGGGACAACGTGGCATACTGGCACGGGTGCAGGACCCATCAGAAAACTATTTGCCGTGTCCCAAAGTGGGCAAATATTCCGTGTATTGCCTAGATTTTGACAAAGTAATTTTGCCCATACTTAATGATAATAAGGAACCGTCTTCATCTTTGTGGGTTATTGATGAAGTGGGTAAAATGGAATTGTGCAGCTTCCCCTTTGAAGACGCTCTCGAGGAACTCATTTATTGCCAAGTGCCTTTGCTGGCCACCATACCCCAGCAGGGACAGTCGCTACCTATGGTGAAGCTACTGAAGCAACAACCTGGAGCTGTTATCTATCATGTGACCGAAAGCAATCGAGATGCTTTGTGTGCAACTATTACAGAATATCTTACAAAATAA
- the LOC6645645 gene encoding DNA-directed RNA polymerase III subunit RPC5 — protein sequence MEVEDEEDPIVEEIPVFLSKNLQGNLYLFQYPTKTELPNHDDAVVVNCCVKPFTQEVKVDFGLNIESKHYDSFKAEQFAVAADGKHTYGTGPAKANERPTYKRGIMDKQAFTSTRSLTDISKYIVGIYADKEVHLSPLASIVQLRPALNHFDKDDKRRKAEQKAQSDDVDEEEVLQQVTVKFARGPGAAAAKKTKEQRGGTYNSFVQRIMDEPWCEAFWHARNSSTAEIERHKLYATNHQANPSLALNANDYLRKLLPHDEQVQQVNTMMMAHPVYNKAMLKTMPLLEQLRVLLKDARMLSFSDLMKVLSDHVDPQVTADKVLALLPQVGILLHGNWVPRSEVVYPEKMLSHANGATAEQMIRARDYILFRFSRTACLYRTQVMAAVQLPSAETLDVLRTVARVNATKRWELLVPPDKEFEQKHPDLVQRQELHWRASEQLYNEMDWAKETKRVRKRSTRKSESQSTTMPPPALNPNSLADA from the exons ATGGAAGTCGAAGATGAGGAAGATCCCATTGTTGAGGAG ATCCCAGTGTTCCTGTCAAAGAATCTACAGGGCAACCTCTATCTCTTCCAATATCCAACCAAAACGGAATTGCCAAATCATGACGACGCTGTGGTCGTCAATTGCTGTGTGAAACCCTTCACCCAGGAGGTGAAGGTTGACTTTGGCTTGAACATAGAATCCAAGCACTATGACAGCTTCAAGGCTGAGCAATTCGCCGTGGCCGCCGATGGCAAGCATACATACGGAACTGGACCGGCAAAGGCGAACGAGAGGCCGACATATAAACGTGGCATAATGGACAAACAGGCATTTACCAGCACTCGCTCCCTGACAGACATTTCGAAATACATTGTGGGCATATATGCGGACAAGGAGGTCCATTTGTCGCCACTGGCATCGATTGTCCAGCTGCGACCTGCCCTAAATCATTTTGACAAGGATGACAAACGTCGAAAGGCCGAGCAAAAGGCTCAGTCTGACGATGTCGATGAGGAGGAGGTGCTACAACAAGTGACTGTCAAGTTTGCACGTGGACCGGGAGCGGCAGCTGCCAAGAAGACCAAGGAGCAACGCGGCGGCACCTACAACAGTTTCGTGCAACGAATTATGGACGAACCATGGTGCGAAGCATTTTGGCATGCCCGGAATTCATCGACTGCGGAAATAGAACGGCACAAATTGTATGCAACCAATCATCAGGCCAATCCATCGTTGGCCCTGAATGCCAATGATTACCTGAGGAAACTCTTGCCCCATGATGAGCAGGTGCAGCAAGTGAACACGATGATGATGGCCCATCCAGTATATAATAAGGCAATGCTTAAGACGATGCCATTGCTAGAGCAATTGCGTGTCCTGCTCAAAGATGCTCGCATGTTATCGTTCAGTGATTTGATGAAGGTTCTTAGTGATCATGTCGATCCCCAGGTGACAGCCGATAAAGTGCTAGCCCTGTTGCCGCAAGTGGGCATATTGCTTCATGGCAATTGGGTACCCAGATCGGAAGTGGTCTATCCTGAGAAAATGCTCTCACATGCCAATGGTGCGACTGCCGAGCAAATGATACGAGCACGAGATTATATA CTCTTTCGATTCTCTCGGACTGCTTGCCTATATCGTACTCAGGTAATGGCCGCCGTTCAGCTGCCTTCAGCGGAAACATTGGATGTACTTCGCACTGTGGCCCGTGTGAATGCCACAAAACGCTGGGAGCTACTTGTACCACCCGATAAGGAGTTCGAGCAGAAACATCCAGATCTAGTGCAGCGCCAGGAATTGCATTGGCGAGCCTCTGAGCAGCTCTACAATGAAATGGACTGGGCCAAAGAGACAAAACGGGTACGCAAACGTTCCACACGCAAAAGTGAATCCCAATCTACAACAATGCCGCCGCCTGCACTCAACCCCAACTCCTTAGCGGATGCCTAG